A stretch of the Brevundimonas sp. MF30-B genome encodes the following:
- a CDS encoding stimulus-sensing domain-containing protein, protein MASDTATARADRQDADEARQVRRRLMRFGGSRLGGFILALNLLSLLILFGGALALNEWSRGLVNARQESLTSQAQLLANLLGEAGATRGDPIPSLNPNDASLLLRDTFIPAGQRARLYDLDGLLVTDSYAVSDHIPGRALPAAQPAGTAPAPDLAEQRAADSRRTEAARLVLGQEVERALAGEPQTSVRRNEEGERVVSVSVPVRHVQQVLGVLTLEAGDVDEILAAQRGALVPFALVALAVNLLASLLLHLFVARPVMRLSAAADQVKLQRARAISLPDLEDRKDEIGDLARSLESMTETLSTRMDAIEGFAADVSHEIKNPLTSIRSALETLPLVKTDEQRAKLTALLQQDVRRLDRLITDISNASRLDADLSRDRPRAIDLTALLSEIVNVYETTSKPGEAHVRLTHDLDAKTPEARVMGRDGPLGQVFRNLIDNARSFSPAGGEVRVRLARDEAEPGRWRITVEDDGPGIPPENLETVFQRFYTSRPKGAAFGSNSGLGLSIVRQIVEAHGGEARAENRLDEAGQVQGARFAVTLPATTRRG, encoded by the coding sequence CTGATGCGCTTCGGCGGTTCGCGCCTGGGCGGCTTCATCCTGGCGCTGAACCTGCTCAGCCTGCTGATTCTGTTCGGCGGCGCCTTGGCGCTTAACGAATGGAGCCGCGGCCTGGTCAATGCACGCCAGGAATCCCTGACCAGCCAGGCGCAGCTGTTGGCCAATCTGCTGGGCGAGGCGGGCGCCACGCGCGGCGACCCGATCCCGTCGCTGAACCCCAACGACGCCTCGCTTCTGCTGCGCGACACCTTCATACCGGCGGGACAGCGCGCGCGCCTGTATGATCTGGACGGCCTTCTGGTCACCGACAGCTATGCGGTGTCGGACCACATTCCAGGGCGAGCTCTGCCGGCGGCGCAGCCCGCAGGCACGGCGCCAGCCCCTGACCTGGCCGAACAGCGGGCCGCCGACAGCCGCCGCACGGAGGCCGCCCGCCTGGTGCTGGGCCAGGAGGTCGAGCGCGCCCTGGCAGGGGAGCCCCAGACCAGCGTGCGCCGCAACGAAGAGGGCGAGCGGGTCGTTTCGGTCTCTGTCCCCGTGCGCCACGTTCAGCAGGTGCTGGGCGTGCTGACGCTGGAGGCCGGCGATGTCGATGAGATCCTGGCCGCGCAACGCGGCGCTCTAGTGCCCTTCGCCCTCGTGGCGCTGGCGGTGAATCTGCTGGCGTCGCTGCTGCTGCATCTGTTCGTGGCGCGGCCGGTGATGCGGCTGTCGGCGGCGGCGGATCAGGTCAAGCTGCAGCGGGCGCGCGCCATCTCCCTGCCCGATCTGGAAGACCGCAAGGACGAGATCGGGGATCTGGCGCGTTCGCTGGAGAGCATGACCGAGACGTTGTCGACGCGGATGGACGCTATCGAAGGATTCGCCGCCGACGTCAGCCACGAGATCAAGAACCCGTTGACCTCCATCCGCTCGGCGCTCGAGACCCTGCCTCTGGTCAAGACGGACGAGCAGCGCGCCAAGCTGACCGCCCTGCTGCAACAGGATGTGCGGCGTCTGGATCGACTGATCACCGACATCTCAAACGCTTCCAGACTGGACGCCGACCTGTCGCGCGACCGGCCGCGCGCCATTGATCTGACGGCGCTGCTGAGCGAGATCGTCAATGTCTATGAGACCACGTCCAAGCCCGGCGAGGCGCATGTTCGGCTGACCCACGACCTGGACGCCAAGACGCCGGAGGCCCGGGTCATGGGCCGCGACGGGCCGCTGGGCCAGGTGTTCCGCAATCTGATCGACAACGCCCGGTCCTTCAGTCCGGCCGGGGGCGAGGTTCGCGTGCGGCTGGCGCGCGACGAGGCTGAACCCGGGCGCTGGCGCATCACCGTCGAGGACGACGGGCCCGGCATACCGCCGGAGAACCTGGAGACCGTCTTCCAGCGCTTCTACACCTCGCGGCCCAAGGGCGCGGCCTTCGGCTCGAACTCCGGGCTTGGGCTGTCGATCGTGCGTCAGATCGTCGAGGCGCACGGCGGCGAGGCGCGCGCCGAGAACCGACTGGACGAGGCAGGACAGGTGCAGGGCGCGCGGTTCGCCGTGACCCTGCCCGCCACCACGCGACGCGGATGA
- a CDS encoding HPr kinase/phosphorylase yields the protein MTAPLHATVVARRGPEGWRALMITGPSGAGKSDLALRLIASGWTLVSDDYSLIWASGGALYARAPDTIAGRIEVRGVGVVHLPRRETARVVLALDCVDGPVERLPEPGALEIGGVAIPRLDIDPRLPSAAALAAAAMQGL from the coding sequence ATGACCGCGCCCCTCCACGCCACGGTCGTCGCCCGCCGGGGGCCGGAAGGCTGGCGGGCGCTGATGATCACCGGCCCGTCGGGGGCGGGAAAGAGCGACCTGGCGCTGCGCCTGATCGCCTCGGGCTGGACGCTGGTGTCGGACGACTACAGCCTGATCTGGGCGTCGGGCGGCGCCCTCTACGCCCGCGCGCCCGACACTATCGCCGGCCGGATCGAGGTGCGGGGCGTGGGCGTGGTCCACCTGCCTCGACGCGAAACGGCGCGCGTGGTCCTGGCGCTGGACTGCGTGGACGGCCCGGTGGAGCGCCTGCCCGAACCCGGCGCGCTCGAGATCGGAGGCGTCGCCATCCCGCGCCTGGACATCGACCCGCGCCTGCCCTCGGCCGCCGCCCTGGCGGCTGCGGCGATGCAGGGCCTTTGA
- a CDS encoding PTS sugar transporter subunit IIA — MIGLVIVTHGGLASEFLSAMEHVVGPQRAVAAICIGPEDDMERRRRDIVDAAAAVDDGDGVILLTDMFGGTPSNLAISVMEQTRAEVIAGLNLPMLIKLASVRGRESLEACVAHAQDAGRKYISVASWVLAGEK; from the coding sequence ATGATCGGCCTGGTCATCGTCACGCACGGCGGCCTGGCCTCCGAATTCCTGTCCGCCATGGAGCATGTCGTCGGCCCCCAGCGGGCCGTCGCGGCCATCTGCATCGGCCCCGAGGACGACATGGAACGCCGGCGTCGCGACATCGTCGACGCGGCCGCCGCCGTGGATGACGGCGATGGCGTCATCCTGCTGACCGACATGTTCGGCGGCACGCCCTCAAATCTGGCGATTTCGGTTATGGAGCAGACGCGCGCCGAGGTCATTGCGGGCCTGAATCTGCCCATGCTGATCAAGCTGGCCAGCGTGCGCGGCCGCGAGAGCCTGGAGGCCTGCGTGGCCCATGCCCAGGATGCGGGACGCAAATACATCTCGGTCGCCTCTTGGGTTCTTGCAGGCGAGAAATGA
- a CDS encoding HPr family phosphocarrier protein, translating into MSDQAAIQEQASATLNICNTRGLHARASAKFVKTASEFECEIRVSRDGTTVNALSIMGLLMLGAGIGCTIDVEAEGPGAAEAIAALTDLVARRFDEDQ; encoded by the coding sequence ATGAGCGATCAGGCCGCGATCCAGGAGCAGGCCTCGGCCACGCTGAACATCTGCAACACGCGCGGCCTGCACGCCCGCGCCTCGGCCAAGTTCGTCAAGACGGCGTCCGAGTTCGAGTGCGAAATCCGCGTCAGCCGCGACGGGACGACGGTCAACGCCCTGTCGATCATGGGCCTGCTGATGCTGGGCGCCGGCATCGGCTGCACCATCGACGTCGAGGCCGAGGGTCCGGGCGCCGCCGAAGCGATTGCGGCTCTGACAGACCTGGTCGCCCGCCGCTTCGACGAAGATCAGTAG
- a CDS encoding putative signal transducing protein has protein sequence MSLVEIRRFADVNEAEIARGYLASQGVEAWVAGDQHARIDPLMQQALGWSRLSVAASDADQARALLEAVGRAPPPDPDTEAPSAAPLGPWGLSATVLAGLVTMGPEGGMAVTALKRRGWARRAAVGVILVMMVLLGLAWLAAWPLMGR, from the coding sequence ATGAGCCTCGTGGAGATCCGGCGCTTCGCCGACGTCAACGAGGCTGAGATCGCGCGTGGATACCTGGCGTCTCAGGGCGTGGAGGCTTGGGTCGCGGGCGACCAGCACGCGCGCATCGATCCGTTGATGCAGCAGGCCCTGGGCTGGAGCCGTCTGAGCGTCGCCGCCTCTGACGCCGATCAGGCCCGCGCGTTGTTGGAGGCCGTCGGGCGCGCCCCACCGCCAGACCCGGACACGGAGGCGCCCAGCGCCGCGCCGCTAGGGCCGTGGGGTCTGTCGGCGACGGTTCTGGCTGGCCTGGTGACCATGGGGCCGGAGGGCGGCATGGCGGTGACCGCGCTCAAGCGCAGAGGCTGGGCGCGCCGGGCTGCGGTCGGCGTGATCCTGGTGATGATGGTGCTGCTCGGCCTGGCCTGGCTGGCCGCCTGGCCCCTGATGGGCCGATGA
- a CDS encoding transglycosylase domain-containing protein: MANPKVQGGAPKPRRTWFQRLVYWGMVLAVWGLIFAVAFFAVFARDLPDTSSLYNVDRQPSITYLDRSGALIAVRGTQMAPPADLDALPDYVPAAFIAIEDRRFYYHPGFDPIGMSRALVANARAGRVVQGGSTLTQQLAKNLFLTPEQNMRRKVQELILAVWLELKFSKDEILALYLNRVYFGAGAYGIEAASQRYFDKSADRLTVGEAALLAGLLKAPSRYSPVSESERAATRATVVLNEMEEMGVISPAQRAAAVAEPVRVSRTLATQHAQYFVDWLDKQIRGLVGEPTEDLVVQTTLDLTLQTDAERSVRRILDRDANRGVQQASLVALDGDGRVRAMIGGASYADSQFNRAVDAKRQAGSAWKPFVYLAALEAGYTPQTPVVDQPVTISGWSPRNYSGTFAGQMTLAQAVAQSTNTVAAYIADQIGRDSVARVARRLGITSSIGTQPSMALGAVEVSPLEMATAYDAFANGGRRVQAFGIETIRTPDGRVIYSHAGREAAQGQAINNPPLYYLNEMLRGVVTSGTARSVAIGGRDLAGKTGTTSDYKDAWFVGYTGGFVAAVWVGKDDNTAMRGVTGGNAPAAIWRGFMEAALPRLAVQRIPDGPPLPEGWRAPDPIGDLMTGEGVPYDSLPPADDQGFSQPVQPIQPPQGGPGPGGGGDGFARPIEPRSQPEPPRRDPPERRQDGLFF, translated from the coding sequence ATGGCGAATCCCAAAGTCCAGGGCGGGGCGCCCAAGCCTCGGCGCACCTGGTTTCAGCGACTGGTCTACTGGGGCATGGTGCTGGCGGTCTGGGGGCTGATCTTCGCGGTCGCCTTCTTCGCCGTGTTCGCGCGCGACCTGCCGGACACCTCCAGCCTCTACAATGTCGATCGCCAGCCCTCGATCACCTATCTGGATCGCTCCGGCGCGCTGATCGCGGTGCGGGGCACCCAGATGGCGCCGCCGGCCGATCTGGACGCCCTGCCGGACTATGTGCCAGCAGCCTTCATCGCCATCGAGGACCGGCGCTTCTACTATCACCCGGGCTTCGATCCCATCGGCATGAGCCGCGCCCTGGTCGCCAATGCGCGGGCCGGACGGGTGGTGCAGGGCGGCTCCACCCTGACCCAGCAGCTGGCCAAGAACCTGTTCCTCACGCCCGAGCAGAACATGCGCCGCAAGGTGCAGGAGTTGATCCTGGCCGTCTGGCTGGAGTTGAAATTCTCCAAGGACGAGATTCTCGCCCTGTATCTGAACCGCGTCTATTTCGGCGCCGGGGCCTATGGGATCGAGGCGGCCTCGCAACGCTATTTCGACAAGAGCGCCGACAGGCTGACGGTCGGAGAGGCCGCGCTGCTGGCCGGCCTGCTGAAGGCCCCGTCGCGCTATTCGCCCGTGTCCGAGAGCGAGCGGGCCGCCACGCGCGCTACCGTCGTGCTCAACGAGATGGAGGAGATGGGCGTCATCAGCCCGGCGCAGCGCGCCGCCGCCGTGGCCGAGCCGGTCCGCGTCTCGCGCACCCTGGCGACCCAGCACGCCCAGTATTTCGTCGACTGGCTGGACAAGCAGATCCGCGGCCTGGTCGGCGAACCGACCGAGGACCTGGTCGTGCAGACCACGCTGGATCTGACCCTGCAGACCGACGCCGAGCGTTCGGTGCGCCGCATCCTGGACCGCGACGCCAATCGCGGGGTGCAGCAGGCTTCGCTGGTCGCCCTGGACGGCGACGGCCGGGTGCGCGCCATGATCGGCGGCGCTTCCTACGCCGACAGCCAGTTCAACCGCGCGGTCGACGCCAAGCGCCAGGCCGGCTCGGCCTGGAAGCCGTTCGTCTATCTGGCCGCGCTGGAGGCCGGCTACACGCCCCAGACCCCGGTGGTGGATCAGCCTGTGACGATCAGCGGCTGGAGCCCGCGCAACTACTCCGGCACCTTCGCCGGCCAGATGACCCTCGCGCAGGCCGTGGCCCAGTCCACCAATACAGTGGCGGCCTACATCGCCGACCAGATCGGTCGCGACAGCGTGGCGCGCGTCGCGCGGCGGCTGGGGATCACCTCCTCGATCGGCACCCAGCCGTCGATGGCGCTGGGCGCGGTCGAGGTGTCGCCGCTGGAGATGGCCACCGCCTATGACGCCTTCGCCAACGGCGGTCGCCGCGTTCAGGCTTTCGGAATCGAGACCATCCGCACGCCCGACGGGCGAGTGATCTACAGCCATGCGGGCCGAGAGGCCGCGCAGGGCCAGGCCATCAACAATCCGCCGCTCTATTATCTGAACGAGATGCTGCGTGGCGTGGTCACCTCGGGCACGGCGCGCTCGGTCGCCATCGGCGGCCGCGACCTGGCGGGCAAGACCGGCACGACCTCGGACTACAAGGACGCCTGGTTCGTGGGCTACACCGGCGGCTTCGTCGCCGCCGTCTGGGTCGGCAAGGACGACAACACCGCCATGCGCGGCGTGACGGGCGGCAATGCCCCGGCGGCCATCTGGCGCGGCTTCATGGAGGCGGCACTGCCGCGCCTGGCGGTCCAGCGCATTCCCGACGGCCCGCCCCTGCCCGAGGGCTGGCGGGCCCCCGATCCGATCGGCGACCTGATGACGGGCGAGGGCGTGCCTTACGACAGCCTGCCGCCCGCGGACGACCAGGGCTTCTCTCAGCCCGTCCAGCCGATCCAGCCTCCGCAAGGCGGACCGGGGCCCGGTGGCGGCGGCGACGGCTTCGCCCGTCCGATCGAGCCTCGGAGCCAGCCCGAACCTCCGCGCCGCGACCCGCCCGAACGCCGCCAGGACGGCCTGTTCTTCTGA
- a CDS encoding alpha/beta fold hydrolase codes for MIRIAIAALIAAAAPVAAQAQSHTGHAQHGAHAGHQHADFVSDRLHVRVEGQGPDVIFIPGLTSSPEIWQGAVDHLGGRYRVHRIHVNGFAGAEAGANATGPVAAPVAEEIARYIREQGLNQPAVVGHSMGGTIGMMLAARHPDLVGKLMVVDMVPFMGAMFGAPGATAESVTPVADQVYAGMANSPRAAYDEQATASINGMINTEARRAEALEHMRESDQKVAASAFRELIVTDLRPELSRITAPVEVLYVKFNDARMTPEITDGIYRMSFATLPSAQLKRIDDSAHFIMWDQPDRFNAELDAFLAR; via the coding sequence ATGATCCGCATCGCCATCGCCGCCCTTATCGCCGCCGCCGCGCCCGTCGCCGCGCAAGCCCAATCCCATACCGGCCACGCCCAGCACGGCGCCCATGCCGGCCATCAGCACGCCGACTTCGTGTCGGACCGCCTGCATGTGAGGGTGGAGGGCCAGGGACCGGACGTCATCTTCATTCCGGGCCTGACGTCGTCGCCGGAAATCTGGCAGGGCGCGGTCGATCACCTGGGCGGCCGCTACCGCGTGCACCGCATCCATGTGAACGGCTTCGCCGGCGCCGAGGCGGGGGCGAATGCGACCGGTCCCGTGGCCGCGCCGGTGGCCGAAGAGATCGCCCGCTACATCCGCGAGCAGGGTCTGAACCAGCCGGCGGTCGTCGGCCACTCCATGGGCGGCACCATCGGCATGATGCTGGCGGCACGCCATCCCGATCTGGTCGGCAAGCTGATGGTCGTGGACATGGTCCCGTTCATGGGGGCGATGTTCGGCGCGCCCGGCGCCACGGCCGAAAGCGTGACCCCGGTTGCGGATCAGGTCTACGCCGGCATGGCCAACAGCCCGCGCGCCGCCTACGACGAACAGGCGACCGCCTCGATCAACGGCATGATCAACACCGAGGCCCGGCGTGCCGAGGCGCTGGAGCACATGCGCGAAAGCGACCAGAAGGTCGCCGCCTCGGCCTTCCGCGAACTGATCGTCACCGACCTGCGGCCCGAACTGTCGCGCATCACCGCGCCGGTCGAGGTGCTGTACGTCAAGTTCAACGACGCGCGGATGACGCCTGAGATCACCGACGGCATCTACCGCATGTCGTTCGCCACCCTGCCGTCCGCCCAGCTGAAGCGCATCGACGACAGCGCCCATTTCATCATGTGGGACCAGCCCGACCGCTTCAACGCCGAGCTGGACGCCTTCCTGGCGCGATAG
- a CDS encoding aromatic ring-hydroxylating dioxygenase subunit alpha, producing the protein MKTADTAAVQPSNVERAPPPAAFGKGFVRDAWYFVALARDVAAASLKRYEIMGEPVLIGRTRAGQVYAMRDICPHRAAPLSAGRLVDKPGEGETIECPYHGWRFRPDGVCAAIPSLVEDQAIEADRIRVRSYPVRESQGVVFVWMASDVRNPMAPDHEPPVFPGVVGGEAKLVEAMDFDSHIDHAVVGLMDPAHGPYVHQQWWWRSEHSMHEKAKAFEPREHGFAMVRHAPSSNSRAYKILGGAPATEITFRLPGYRWEHIEVGERQVLALTCLTPVTETKTRITQIFWSDHWVFNLAKPFLRMGVVAFLKQDGGMVNLQNEGLRYDPALIWIDDADKQAKWYQQLKREWTKSRAEGRDFSNPVKPAVLRWKS; encoded by the coding sequence ATGAAGACCGCAGACACCGCCGCCGTCCAGCCCTCCAATGTCGAACGCGCGCCCCCGCCCGCCGCCTTCGGCAAGGGGTTCGTGCGCGACGCCTGGTATTTCGTCGCTCTGGCGCGCGACGTCGCCGCCGCCTCGCTGAAACGCTATGAGATCATGGGCGAGCCGGTGCTGATCGGTCGGACCCGGGCGGGCCAGGTCTACGCCATGCGCGACATCTGCCCGCACCGCGCGGCGCCCCTGTCGGCCGGCCGCCTGGTCGACAAGCCGGGCGAGGGCGAGACGATCGAATGCCCCTATCACGGCTGGCGCTTCCGACCCGACGGCGTCTGCGCCGCCATTCCCTCCCTGGTCGAGGATCAGGCTATCGAGGCCGACCGGATCCGCGTGCGGTCCTATCCCGTGCGCGAAAGCCAGGGCGTCGTCTTCGTCTGGATGGCCTCGGACGTACGCAACCCCATGGCGCCCGACCACGAGCCGCCAGTTTTTCCCGGCGTGGTTGGCGGCGAGGCCAAGCTGGTCGAGGCGATGGATTTCGACAGCCACATCGACCACGCCGTCGTCGGTCTGATGGACCCCGCGCACGGCCCCTATGTGCATCAGCAGTGGTGGTGGCGGTCAGAGCATTCGATGCACGAGAAGGCCAAGGCCTTTGAACCGCGCGAGCACGGCTTCGCCATGGTCCGCCACGCGCCCTCGTCCAACAGCCGCGCCTACAAGATCCTGGGCGGCGCGCCGGCGACCGAGATCACCTTCCGCCTGCCCGGCTATCGCTGGGAGCACATTGAGGTCGGGGAGCGCCAGGTCTTGGCCCTGACCTGCCTGACGCCGGTGACCGAGACCAAGACCCGCATCACCCAGATCTTCTGGTCCGACCACTGGGTGTTCAACCTGGCAAAGCCCTTCCTGCGGATGGGGGTGGTCGCCTTCCTGAAACAGGACGGCGGCATGGTGAACCTGCAGAACGAGGGCCTGCGCTACGACCCGGCCCTGATCTGGATCGACGACGCCGACAAACAGGCCAAGTGGTATCAGCAGCTCAAGCGCGAATGGACGAAAAGCCGCGCCGAGGGGCGCGACTTTTCAAATCCGGTCAAGCCGGCCGTGCTGAGGTGGAAGAGCTAG
- a CDS encoding TetR/AcrR family transcriptional regulator, with protein MSEASPSGAVSIQTAPRMNRRQAAKVRTRQKVLDAARALFAERGYDPATIRDIAKGAGMSTGAVFANFQDKAELFEAVLTEDLQGAANVLRDGASREAPVRDRLVNGFIAGYHASLEQLPLVQAVVARSWFQPTEAEARLRPAFRALPMVGVEVLESAKARGELKSDADPRLLGELVWAAYLSNYRRAAYEGWDADTLSDHIGRQVDAILAGALNRQ; from the coding sequence ATGAGTGAAGCCTCCCCCTCCGGCGCCGTCTCCATCCAAACCGCCCCGCGAATGAACCGCCGTCAGGCGGCGAAGGTGCGCACCCGGCAAAAAGTCCTGGACGCCGCTCGCGCCCTGTTCGCTGAGCGCGGCTACGACCCGGCCACCATACGCGACATCGCCAAGGGCGCTGGCATGTCCACGGGCGCCGTCTTCGCCAACTTTCAGGATAAGGCCGAGCTTTTCGAGGCGGTTCTGACCGAGGACCTGCAGGGCGCCGCCAATGTGCTGCGCGATGGCGCATCGCGCGAAGCGCCTGTGCGTGATCGCTTGGTGAACGGCTTCATCGCGGGCTATCACGCTTCGCTGGAGCAACTGCCGCTGGTTCAGGCCGTGGTGGCCCGCTCCTGGTTCCAGCCGACCGAGGCGGAGGCGCGGCTGCGCCCGGCTTTCAGGGCCCTTCCGATGGTCGGCGTCGAGGTCCTCGAAAGCGCAAAGGCGCGCGGCGAGCTGAAGTCGGACGCCGATCCCCGTCTGTTGGGTGAACTGGTCTGGGCCGCCTATCTGTCGAACTATCGCCGCGCCGCCTATGAGGGCTGGGATGCGGACACCTTGTCCGACCATATCGGCCGCCAGGTCGACGCCATTCTGGCGGGTGCGCTGAACCGGCAGTAA
- a CDS encoding M13 family metallopeptidase: MKRLLIGAAAAALLLPAQAAMAHDDGHNHACVDEACTVFELFQTAPVAGGASGWQGVEAPKYGSWGFDLSSRDTSVRPGDNFFRYANGAALDRLEIPSDRTSYGSFALLRELSDNRLKAMVDTLSARRDLTAGSDEQKIADAYRSYMDEARVEQLDRAPIDPYLADIRALDTHAKLAAYMGRTDRTRGSLFGMGISADQKSPNAYVSYISQSGLGLPNRDYYLDPRFERQRGLYRAYLEQMLTLAGWANPSAAADAVMAFETRIAEAHWSPEQSRDRDRTYNEFTPASLTETAPGFDWAGYMNAAGLGDVQRVVVRQNTAFPQMAAIFAETPVETLQAWQAFHTTDRAASRLSKRFADAQWGFRLRDLQGQPEQRARDKRGISFTEGMLGESMGRLYVAEYFPPESKAKMEELVANLRVALEARINQLPWMGDATKAQAQDKLKKFNVKIGYPSKWRDYSALDIRADDLFGNAERANAFEWNYNRGRMNGPVDRDEWGMTPQTVNAYYNSTMNEIVFPAAILQPPFFDPDADPAVNYGAIGGVIGHEIGHGFDDQGRKSDGDGVLRDWWTAEDAANFTKATDIMDAQFASYEPLPGYPIRPGLSRGENIGDLAGVTLGLEGYRASLNGQPSPVLDGTTGDQRVFYGWAQVWQTKYREEALRQQVTNGPHSPAEFRVIGPIRNVDAWYEAFDVQPGDKYYVAPEGRVRLW, encoded by the coding sequence ATGAAGAGACTGCTGATCGGGGCCGCCGCGGCCGCCCTCCTCCTGCCCGCCCAAGCCGCAATGGCGCACGATGACGGGCACAACCACGCCTGTGTCGACGAGGCCTGCACCGTCTTCGAACTGTTCCAGACTGCGCCCGTCGCCGGCGGAGCCTCAGGCTGGCAGGGCGTCGAGGCGCCCAAGTACGGGAGCTGGGGCTTCGATCTGTCGAGCCGCGACACTTCGGTGCGCCCTGGCGACAACTTCTTCCGCTACGCCAACGGCGCGGCCCTGGACCGGCTCGAAATTCCGTCGGACCGCACCTCCTACGGCTCGTTCGCCCTGCTGCGCGAACTGTCGGACAATCGCCTCAAGGCCATGGTGGACACCCTTTCGGCCCGCCGCGACCTGACGGCCGGCTCCGACGAGCAGAAGATCGCCGACGCCTATCGCTCCTATATGGACGAGGCTCGCGTCGAACAGCTGGACCGCGCGCCGATCGACCCCTACCTCGCCGACATCCGCGCCCTGGACACTCACGCCAAGCTGGCCGCCTACATGGGCCGCACCGATCGCACGCGCGGGTCGCTGTTCGGCATGGGCATCAGCGCCGACCAGAAGTCGCCCAACGCCTATGTCAGCTACATCAGCCAGTCAGGCCTCGGACTGCCCAATCGCGACTATTATCTGGACCCGCGTTTCGAGCGTCAGCGCGGCCTGTACCGCGCCTATCTGGAGCAGATGCTGACCCTGGCCGGCTGGGCGAACCCGTCGGCGGCCGCTGATGCGGTCATGGCCTTCGAGACCCGCATCGCCGAGGCCCACTGGAGCCCTGAGCAGAGCCGCGACCGCGACCGGACCTATAACGAGTTCACCCCCGCCAGCCTGACCGAGACGGCGCCAGGCTTCGATTGGGCGGGCTATATGAATGCCGCCGGACTGGGCGACGTGCAGCGTGTGGTCGTTCGCCAGAACACAGCCTTCCCGCAGATGGCGGCCATTTTCGCCGAAACTCCGGTCGAGACCCTGCAGGCCTGGCAGGCCTTCCACACCACCGACCGCGCCGCTTCGCGCCTATCCAAGCGGTTCGCTGACGCGCAGTGGGGCTTCCGCCTGCGCGATCTGCAGGGCCAGCCCGAGCAGCGCGCGCGCGACAAGCGCGGCATCTCCTTCACCGAAGGCATGCTGGGCGAGTCCATGGGCCGCCTCTATGTCGCTGAATACTTCCCGCCGGAATCCAAGGCCAAGATGGAGGAGCTGGTCGCCAACCTGCGCGTCGCGCTGGAGGCCCGCATCAACCAGCTGCCGTGGATGGGCGACGCCACCAAGGCGCAGGCTCAGGACAAGCTGAAGAAGTTCAACGTCAAGATCGGCTATCCGTCGAAGTGGCGCGACTACTCCGCCCTGGACATTCGCGCCGACGACCTGTTCGGCAACGCCGAGCGGGCCAACGCCTTCGAGTGGAATTACAATCGCGGCCGCATGAACGGCCCTGTGGACCGCGATGAGTGGGGCATGACGCCGCAGACGGTGAACGCCTACTACAACTCGACCATGAACGAGATCGTCTTCCCGGCGGCGATCCTCCAGCCGCCGTTCTTCGATCCCGACGCCGACCCGGCGGTCAACTACGGCGCCATCGGCGGCGTGATCGGACACGAGATCGGGCATGGCTTCGACGACCAAGGCCGCAAGTCCGACGGCGACGGCGTGCTGCGTGACTGGTGGACGGCCGAGGACGCGGCCAACTTCACCAAGGCGACCGACATCATGGACGCCCAGTTCGCCAGCTATGAGCCGCTGCCGGGCTATCCGATCCGTCCGGGTCTGAGCCGCGGCGAGAACATCGGCGACCTGGCCGGCGTCACCTTGGGCCTGGAAGGCTATCGCGCGTCGCTGAACGGCCAGCCGTCGCCCGTCCTGGACGGCACCACTGGCGACCAGCGCGTTTTCTACGGCTGGGCCCAGGTCTGGCAGACCAAGTACCGCGAGGAGGCTCTGCGCCAGCAGGTCACCAACGGACCCCACAGCCCGGCGGAGTTCCGCGTCATCGGCCCGATCCGCAACGTGGACGCCTGGTACGAGGCCTTCGACGTTCAGCCCGGCGACAAATACTACGTCGCCCCCGAGGGCCGGGTCCGCCTCTGGTAG